The Pseudonocardia broussonetiae DNA segment CCGTCGGGGTCGTGTCGGGGGTGGGCGGCGCACGCGTCGGTGTCCGGCGCAGGTCCGGAGGGGTGGGCGGCGCGGGTCGGCGGTGGGGCGCGTTCCGCGCAACGCGGGGCGTGGCGGGGAGCGGGAGGTGCGCACCCTTCGGCCTCCCGCGCATGTCCGGTCGGGTGCGCGGCGTCGGGAGGTGCGCAGTTCGGCGGACGGTGCTGCGTTCCGCGGAACGCGCGGGCTGGGCGCCGGCGCGTCCCCCCTGCCGTGATCACCGAGACCGTGACGCCGCGGCCCGCACGACGACCACCACGTCGCACTTCCGCGATCACCGGGGCCGGGCCGCCCCCTCCCGGCGGTGATCAAGGCAGGATGGTCGTGTTGGGTGATCCACTGACGACCATTCGCCTTCGATCGGCGGGCGGGGGCCGAGGGTGCGTCGGGGGGCGCGGGGCGGTGCGAGTCAGGTGGCTTGGTCGAGGGTGCGCGGGGCGGGCAGGTGCGGGTGCGGTGCGGGGCGCAGGCCGGAGCGTTCCGCGGAACGCGACGTCGCTGGGTGAGCGCGGGCTGCACCCGTCGGCTTCGAGCGCACGTTCGGACGTGTGCGAGCTGGGCGGTGCGCGGGTCGGCGGCGGTGAGGCGCGTTCCGCGGAACGCAGCGCTGGTGTGGGAGCGCGAGGTGCGCACCCTCCGGCCTCCCGCGCATGTCCGGTCGGGTGCACGGAGCCGGGAGGTGCGCAGTTCGGCGGACGGTGCTGCGTTCCGCGGAACGCGCGGGCTGGGCGTCGGCGCGTCCCGGCCCTGCCGTGATCACCGGGACCGTGCCGCCACGGTCCCCACAACGACCACCACGTCGCACTCCCGATGATCACCGGCCACTGTCCGCCCCCTCCCGGCGGTGATCAAGGGGAGATGGCCGTGCTGAGTGATCCACTGATGACCATCCGCCCTTGATCGCCGGGTGGGGCGCGGGCGCACGGGGTGCGCGGGGGCGGGTGCGAGCCGGGTGGGTCGGTCGAGGGGGCACGGGGCGGGCGGGTGCGGGCGCGGGACGCAGGCCGGAGCGTTCCGCGGAACGCGGCGCTGGCGGGTGAGTCCGGGCTGCGCGCCCGTCGGCCTCCCGCACGTCCGGACGTCTGTGCGGCGCGGGTCGGCGGTGGGGCGCGTTCCGCGGAACGCGGTGCTGGCGGGGAGCGCGAGGTGCGCGCCCGTCGGCCTCCCGCATGTCTGGACGTGTGTGCGGCGCGGGTCGGCGGTGGGGCGCGTTCCGCGGAACGCGGCGCTGGCGGGTGAGTTCGGGCTGCACGCCCGTCGGCCTCCCGCCCACGTCCGGACGTGTGTGCGGCGCCGGGAGGTGCGCGGGGTGCTGCGTTCCGCGGAACGCGCGGGCCGGGCGCCAGGCGCGTCCCGCCCCTGCCGTGATCACGGGAACCGTGACATCACGGCCCCCACGACGACCACCACGTCGCACTCTCGGTGATCACCAGCCCGGACCGCCCCATCCCGGCGGTGATCAAGGGGCGGATGGTGGTGAGTGATCCACTGACGACCATCCGCCCTTGATCGGCGGGCTGGGCCGGGGCCGAGCGCCCGAGTGCGGAACGCCCGGAAAGTCGTCGAGAACTGCTGTAACCCCGGCCCCCTCCCCGGAGTCCTTCCTGATGACACCACGAGCCACGCCGATCCTGGAGGACCCGATGTCCGAGTGCTACGCCCCCGAGATGACCGACATGTCCCACGCCGTCGACACCACCGACGAGATCGAGCTCCCGCTCACGCCCGAGTACTCCGCCACCGACACGGCCCACGAGTACGTCGACCTCGACGGCGACGGCTACACCGAGACCACCCTGATCGACTCCAACTACGACGGCCACATCGACGCGGTCCTCACCGACGTCGACGGCGACTTCTACGACGACGTGGCGCAGTTCGACAACGTCCCGGCCGACGGGCTCTTCGTGGCCGATGTGGCCGCGGTCGCCGAGCAGGCCGACGGCCTGGCCGACCTGGTGTTCGACGACACCGACCTCAACGGGATCTTCGACGTCGTCACCGCGGGCGGGGACGAGCCGCTGCCCTACGCGAACCCGTACGAGACCTCCGCCGGCGTCGCGCCCCTGGGCGTCTGACTCCCGGCCGGTTCCGCGGAAACGGCACCCGCACCGCGTTTCGACCCCTCGCGCCCGGGTAGCCGGGCCGCGACGGGAGGCCGCCGGCGCCGCCCGCGAGGGGGAGTGCCGCGTGGGGATCCGGGACCTGCTGACGTCGTGGCCGGTGTACCGCCAGCTCACCGGGAACGACCCGCTGGGACGCGGCGCCGCGGCGCAGTCGCCCGGGCACGTCGGCCTGCGGCCGCGGACGGCCACGGCCGACCGCGTGGCGAAGTCGGTCTGCCCGTACTGCGCGGTGGGCTGCGCGCAGAAGGTGTACGTCCGCGACGAGCAGGTCGTGCAGATCGAGGGCGACCCCGACTCCCCGATCTCGCGCGGGCGCCTGTGCCCCAAGGGCTCGGCCAGCCTCCAGCTCGTGACGGGCCCGCAGCGCGAGGAGAAGGTCCGCTACCGCGCCCCGTACGCCACGGAGTGGACCGACCTCGACCTCGACACGGCGATGGACATGATCGCCGACCGCGTCCTCGCCGCCCGGGAGCGCGGCTGGCAGGACACCGACGAGCACGGCAACCGGCTGCGCCGCACGACCGGCTTCGCGAGCCTGGGCGGCGCCACGCTGGACAACGAGGAGAACTACCTCATCAAGAAGCTGTTCACCGCGCTCGGGGCGATCCAGATCGAGAACCAGGCCCGTATTTGACACTCCGCCACCGTCCCCGGTCTGGGGGCCTCCTTCGGGCGCGGCGGCGCCACCGACTACCAGCAGGACCTCGCGAACTCCGACTGCATCGTGATCATGGGCTCGAACATGGCCGAGGCCCACCCGGTTGGGTTCCAGTGGGTCATGGAGGCGAAGGCGCGCGGCGCCCGCGTGTTCCACATCGACCCGCGCTTCACGCGGACCAGCGCGCTCGCCGACACCTACGTCCCGATCCGCGCCGGCACCGACATCGCGTTCCTCGGCGGCGTGATCCACCACGTCCTGGAGAACGACCTGGACTTCCGCGAGTACGTGACGGCGTACACGAACGCCTCCTTCCTGGTGGACGAGCGCTACGCCGACACCGAGGACCTCGACGGCCTGTTCAGCGGCTACGACGCCGCGACCGCGAGCTACGACGGGCAGACCTGGCGCTACGAGAACACCGAGGCGACGGGTGAGGCCAGCCCGGAGGGGGCGAAGGAGCAGACCGAGGCGCTGCAGGCGGGCTCGGGCGGGCCGTCGCTGGAGAACGTCGGCGGGATCGTCCAGGACCCGACGCTGCAGCACCCGCGGTGCGTCTTCCAGATCCTCAAGCGCCACTACGCCCGCTACACCCCGGAGATGGTGGAGCGGGTGTGCGGGACGCCGCCGGAGCTGTTCCGCGCGGTGTGCGACGCGTGGACGGCCAACTCGACGCGCGACCGCACGTCCGCGCTGGTCTACAGCGTCGGGTGGACCCAGCACAGCGTCGGCGCGCAGTACATCCGCGCGGGCTCCATCGTGCAGCTGCTGCTGGGCAACATCGGGCGACCGGGCGGCGGGGTGTTCGCGCTGCGCGGGCACGCGAGCATCCAGGGCTCCACCGACATCCCGACGCTGTTCAACCTGCTCCCGGGCTACCTGCCGATGCCGACCGCCGGCCTGCACCCGGACCTGGCGGCGTACGTCGACCACCTGCGGGCCGACTGCCAGAAGGGGTTCTGGTACGACGCCGACACCTACGTCGTCTCGCTGCTCAAGGAGTACTTCGGCGAGCACGCCACGCCGGAGAACGACTTCGGGTTCGACTGGCTTCCGGCGATCGACGGCGACCACGGCACGTTCCGCACGGTCATGGACATGGTCGACGGGAAGGTGTCGGGCTACTTCGTGCTCGGCCAGAACCCCGCGGTCGGCTCGGTGCACGGCAAGCTGCAGCGCCTGGGCATGGCCAACCTCGACTGGCTCGTCGTCCGCGACCTCGCCATGATCGAGAGCGCCACGTTCTGGAAGGACGGCCCGGAGGTCGAGACCGGGGAGATCGTCCCCGAGCAGTGCCGCACCGAGGTGTTCTTCCTCCCCGCCGCGTCGCACGTGGAGAAGGAGGGGACGTTCACCCAGACCCAGCGGATGCTGCAGTGGCGGGAGAAGGCCGTCGAGCCGAAGGGCGACCAGCGCTCCGAGCTCTGGTTC contains these protein-coding regions:
- the fdh gene encoding formate dehydrogenase, with amino-acid sequence MGIRDLLTSWPVYRQLTGNDPLGRGAAAQSPGHVGLRPRTATADRVAKSVCPYCAVGCAQKVYVRDEQVVQIEGDPDSPISRGRLCPKGSASLQLVTGPQREEKVRYRAPYATEWTDLDLDTAMDMIADRVLAARERGWQDTDEHGNRLRRTTGFASLGGATLDNEENYLIKKLFTALGAIQIENQARIUHSATVPGLGASFGRGGATDYQQDLANSDCIVIMGSNMAEAHPVGFQWVMEAKARGARVFHIDPRFTRTSALADTYVPIRAGTDIAFLGGVIHHVLENDLDFREYVTAYTNASFLVDERYADTEDLDGLFSGYDAATASYDGQTWRYENTEATGEASPEGAKEQTEALQAGSGGPSLENVGGIVQDPTLQHPRCVFQILKRHYARYTPEMVERVCGTPPELFRAVCDAWTANSTRDRTSALVYSVGWTQHSVGAQYIRAGSIVQLLLGNIGRPGGGVFALRGHASIQGSTDIPTLFNLLPGYLPMPTAGLHPDLAAYVDHLRADCQKGFWYDADTYVVSLLKEYFGEHATPENDFGFDWLPAIDGDHGTFRTVMDMVDGKVSGYFVLGQNPAVGSVHGKLQRLGMANLDWLVVRDLAMIESATFWKDGPEVETGEIVPEQCRTEVFFLPAASHVEKEGTFTQTQRMLQWREKAVEPKGDQRSELWFTYHLGRRIRERVAASTDPRDEPLQKLAWDYAMHGDEPSADDVLRRINGVDLTTGEPVNAYTELKADGTTMAGCWIYSGVYADGVNQAARRKPHDVQGPYENEWGWTWPANRRLLYNRASADPQGRPWSERKKLVWWDAERGEWTGDDVPDFPKDVPPDHVPPDGSCGPAALRGDDPFIMQADGKAWLYAPHGVVDGPLPTHYEPHESPVRNPLYTQQGSPTRKVYGRPDNPSNPSPPEAHSEVFPFVLTAARLTEHHTAGGMSRQLPYLAELQPELFVEVSPELARVRGLTHLGTAHVVTSRAAVQARVVVTDRMAPLRVDDRVVHQVWLPYHWGHTGLVSGDVVNDLFGIVVDANVFIQESKVATCDVRPGPRPRGADMVAMLADLRARAGITTETGTRVATVHGVPHTADSPSPEESS